Proteins encoded in a region of the Synechococcus sp. BIOS-U3-1 genome:
- a CDS encoding heparinase II/III domain-containing protein: protein MQVISQLRIIKRLGWRNCAAVAAHRVALRTGLYVRQLPLMPCPIPERLNGQPHPAPFSADGWSATSLNGCLAAADALLAGTATWFSHESHAVGSPPEWFFDPASGQRFTDGSQHWSCCRPFAGADIKRCWELSRWAWAPLLIRAWRLSGDHRYRDGFNSWCLSWCQANPVNGGSNWVCGQEASMRLLHALQAWQLADAPAQLPDPRPQRAAFVAAHLQRIAATERYAQAQDNNHWISEAAALFIGGSWLEASASAHASEAQRWASEGRRALERSVARLVMADGSFAQHSLTYHRLLLDTLAQVELCRRWLDLPGFSQRFRERCRAATHWFAALVDPCSGDGPNLGSNDGVFVYQLHSQPYRDFRPTLQLASVLFAGQRALEPGPWDEPLHWFELISSSAEGLDASSPQAPKAPSLKPSQAVELFADGGYGLLRPTSRTWALLRLPNYRFRPAHADPLHLDLWHEGVNLLRDGGSYAYNSDAADLAYFPGIASHNSVQFDGAEPMPRLGRFLWGDWLQLVDPPLVESGKACSSITAAYRSPHGRHKRQVQVDPSGLGWIITDHCSSFRHRLLLRWRLCPADWQLLTEGATAQLFSSRAQISLETNFPIQRLEVVEGWESLLYAQKTTLPVLEIEVAASSSPALIITNIALPVPP from the coding sequence GTGCAGGTGATCTCCCAGTTGCGCATCATCAAGCGGCTGGGTTGGCGCAATTGCGCTGCCGTCGCAGCGCACCGAGTAGCACTGCGGACTGGCCTCTACGTACGCCAGTTGCCGCTAATGCCGTGCCCCATCCCTGAGCGGCTTAACGGCCAGCCCCACCCGGCTCCGTTCTCCGCCGATGGATGGTCGGCGACATCGCTTAATGGCTGTCTCGCAGCGGCTGATGCCCTGCTGGCAGGTACGGCCACCTGGTTCAGCCATGAGAGTCATGCCGTTGGCTCACCTCCGGAATGGTTTTTTGATCCCGCTTCGGGCCAGCGTTTCACGGATGGCAGCCAGCACTGGAGCTGCTGTCGCCCATTCGCCGGGGCTGATATCAAGCGCTGCTGGGAGCTCTCCCGTTGGGCTTGGGCTCCTCTGCTGATCCGTGCCTGGCGCCTCAGCGGCGACCACCGCTACCGCGATGGCTTCAACAGCTGGTGCCTGAGCTGGTGCCAGGCCAACCCCGTGAATGGCGGCAGCAATTGGGTCTGTGGCCAGGAGGCTTCCATGCGCCTGCTCCATGCCCTGCAGGCTTGGCAGCTTGCCGATGCTCCCGCTCAGCTGCCTGATCCCAGGCCCCAGCGGGCAGCATTTGTGGCGGCGCATCTGCAGCGCATCGCCGCCACCGAGCGCTATGCCCAGGCGCAAGACAACAACCACTGGATCTCAGAAGCCGCCGCCCTATTCATCGGCGGCAGCTGGTTGGAGGCTTCCGCCAGCGCCCATGCCTCGGAAGCCCAGCGCTGGGCTTCTGAAGGTCGACGCGCTCTGGAGCGCAGCGTGGCGCGGCTGGTGATGGCAGATGGCTCCTTCGCTCAACACTCGCTTACCTACCACCGTCTGCTGCTCGACACCCTCGCCCAGGTGGAACTGTGCCGCCGTTGGCTGGATCTGCCCGGCTTCTCGCAGCGCTTTCGGGAGCGCTGTCGGGCGGCTACCCATTGGTTTGCTGCGCTGGTGGATCCCTGCAGTGGTGATGGTCCCAATCTGGGCAGCAACGACGGGGTCTTTGTCTATCAGCTGCACAGTCAGCCCTACCGCGATTTCCGGCCCACCTTGCAGCTCGCCTCGGTCTTGTTTGCAGGCCAGCGAGCCCTGGAGCCGGGTCCCTGGGATGAGCCTCTCCATTGGTTCGAGCTGATCAGTTCGTCAGCAGAAGGTCTTGATGCATCATCACCGCAAGCACCGAAGGCTCCTTCGCTTAAGCCCTCACAAGCAGTTGAGCTCTTTGCCGATGGGGGCTATGGGCTGTTGCGACCTACCTCCAGAACTTGGGCTTTGCTGAGGCTCCCTAATTACCGCTTCCGGCCGGCTCATGCCGACCCGCTGCACCTCGATCTCTGGCATGAGGGCGTGAATCTGCTGCGCGATGGCGGCAGTTACGCCTACAACTCTGATGCTGCTGATCTGGCCTACTTCCCAGGTATCGCCAGCCATAACAGTGTGCAGTTCGATGGCGCTGAGCCTATGCCCCGCCTCGGTCGCTTCCTCTGGGGCGACTGGCTTCAGCTGGTAGACCCGCCACTGGTTGAGTCGGGTAAAGCTTGCTCGTCGATCACCGCGGCCTACCGCTCCCCCCACGGTCGCCATAAGCGCCAGGTGCAGGTGGACCCAAGCGGTCTGGGGTGGATCATCACCGACCATTGCTCCTCGTTTCGCCATCGCCTGCTCCTGCGCTGGCGCCTCTGCCCGGCCGACTGGCAGCTGTTGACTGAAGGTGCGACAGCTCAGCTATTCAGCTCCCGTGCCCAGATCAGCCTTGAGACCAATTTTCCTATCCAGCGCCTAGAGGTGGTGGAGGGCTGGGAGTCGCTGCTCTATGCACAAAAAACAACACTTCCTGTCTTGGAGATTGAAGTGGCCGCAAGTTCAAGCCCTGCTTTGATCATCACCAACATCGCCCTGCCGGTGCCGCCATGA
- a CDS encoding sugar transferase, producing the protein MKVLYFHQYFSTPAGSNGTRSYELARDLVNHGHQVTMVCLRTDRSATGLEGDRWNGRRHGSVDGIEVIEFDLPYSNHAGMLERALVFLRYSWESLLLALGAEVDLIFATTTPLTAGIPGIAARWLRGIPFVLEVRDLWPELPRAMGVVRNPFLLKVLSVLEWSSYHSADACIGLAPGICEGIADRGIPPDRITSIPNACDLELFKPLKAQQSKQPELIRGLASPMPAGSFVAAFTGAHGLANGLDAVLDAASELQRRGRHDIRLLFIGDGRCKHALQQRVKAESLENCHFLPPLPKSQLARSLGLSVHVGLMVLDDIPAFYRGTSPNKFFDYISCGLPVVNNYPGWLAELIRDHQLGIPVPPRDPNAFAEALITLKDDPDLREAAGANARSLAESHFSRLVLAGQWRNILTTTAVRNRWRTNRYLWRFIYFTFKNIADRLAALLALLLLSPLLLFVSLLVRWRLGAPVLFRQPRPGYGESQFQLLKFRTMTNQRDTDGDLLSDAQRLTPFGRWLRAMSIDELPGLINILRGEMSFIGPRPLLMQYLSLYSFEQARRHDVKPGFSGWAQINGRNALSWKEKLRRDVWYVDHQSLWLDLRIFLITIWKVISREGISAPGNVTMPPFRGDENA; encoded by the coding sequence ATGAAGGTTCTCTACTTCCACCAGTATTTCTCCACGCCTGCAGGTTCCAATGGGACCCGTTCTTATGAACTTGCACGCGATCTCGTTAACCACGGTCATCAAGTGACCATGGTTTGTTTGAGGACAGATCGGTCAGCGACTGGTTTGGAAGGGGATAGATGGAATGGACGCCGCCATGGTTCTGTCGATGGCATCGAGGTGATTGAGTTTGACCTGCCTTACTCCAATCACGCCGGCATGTTGGAACGTGCGTTGGTGTTTCTGCGCTACAGCTGGGAGAGCCTGCTGCTGGCGCTAGGCGCCGAAGTTGATCTTATTTTCGCCACCACTACTCCGCTGACGGCGGGTATCCCAGGAATAGCTGCCCGCTGGTTGCGGGGGATTCCTTTCGTTCTCGAGGTTCGTGACCTTTGGCCCGAGCTCCCCCGAGCCATGGGTGTGGTGCGTAATCCTTTTTTATTGAAGGTGTTATCAGTACTGGAGTGGAGTAGCTACCACTCTGCAGATGCCTGCATCGGTCTGGCCCCTGGCATCTGCGAGGGCATTGCGGATAGGGGGATCCCTCCAGACCGCATTACTAGTATTCCCAATGCCTGTGATCTTGAGCTGTTCAAACCCCTAAAGGCGCAACAGTCCAAGCAGCCAGAGCTAATTAGAGGCTTGGCTTCACCCATGCCAGCTGGATCCTTTGTTGCTGCTTTTACAGGGGCTCATGGTCTGGCTAATGGCCTTGATGCAGTCCTCGATGCAGCTTCCGAATTACAGAGGCGAGGTCGCCACGACATTCGACTGCTCTTTATCGGTGATGGCCGCTGCAAGCATGCCCTTCAGCAACGTGTAAAAGCTGAAAGTCTGGAAAACTGCCATTTTCTTCCTCCGCTCCCTAAGTCCCAACTCGCCCGAAGCCTGGGGCTGTCGGTGCATGTGGGCCTCATGGTGCTTGATGACATACCGGCTTTCTACCGCGGTACTTCCCCAAATAAGTTTTTTGACTACATCTCCTGCGGATTGCCAGTGGTGAATAATTACCCTGGCTGGTTGGCTGAGCTCATTCGTGATCACCAATTGGGTATCCCCGTCCCCCCACGCGATCCGAATGCTTTCGCGGAAGCACTAATCACCTTGAAAGATGATCCAGACCTGCGAGAGGCTGCAGGTGCTAATGCGCGCAGCCTCGCTGAATCCCATTTTTCTCGTCTTGTGTTGGCAGGGCAATGGCGAAATATTTTGACCACGACAGCAGTTCGTAACCGATGGCGAACAAACAGATATTTATGGCGTTTTATTTACTTTACTTTCAAAAATATTGCTGATCGTCTCGCTGCCCTACTGGCGTTGCTGCTGCTGTCGCCGCTATTGCTTTTTGTGTCTCTGCTGGTGCGCTGGCGCCTAGGTGCCCCGGTGTTGTTCCGTCAGCCCCGCCCCGGTTACGGCGAAAGTCAGTTCCAGCTTCTCAAGTTCCGCACAATGACCAACCAACGTGATACCGATGGGGATTTGCTTTCCGATGCCCAGCGCCTCACACCTTTTGGCCGTTGGTTGCGCGCTATGTCTATTGATGAATTGCCAGGGTTGATCAATATTCTGCGCGGCGAGATGAGCTTCATTGGGCCTCGCCCTCTGCTGATGCAATATTTGTCGCTTTATTCTTTTGAGCAAGCTCGCCGTCACGACGTGAAACCAGGTTTCAGTGGCTGGGCCCAGATTAATGGACGTAATGCCCTCTCCTGGAAGGAAAAACTCCGCCGCGACGTCTGGTATGTGGATCACCAAAGTCTCTGGCTTGATCTCCGCATTTTTCTGATCACGATTTGGAAAGTGATCAGTCGAGAGGGTATCAGCGCCCCGGGAAATGTCACCATGCCCCCCTTCCGTGGTGACGAAAATGCCTAA